From Nicotiana tabacum cultivar K326 chromosome 22, ASM71507v2, whole genome shotgun sequence, one genomic window encodes:
- the LOC107772378 gene encoding protein DELETION OF SUV3 SUPPRESSOR 1(I) has protein sequence MATEQPKPATEDVKMDLFEDDDEFEEFEIDQEWEAKEEGKEVTQQWEDDWDDDDVNDDFSLQLKRELESNTEKK, from the exons ATGGCAACGGAACAACCAAAGCCAGCAACTGAAGACGTGAAAATGGATCTGTTCGAGGATGATGACGAATTTGAAGAGTTCGAAATTGATCAAG AGTGGGAGGCGAAAGAGGAAGGGAAAGAAGTTACCCAGCAATGGGAAGATGATTGGGATGATGATGATGTCAATGATGACTTCTCTCTTCAGCTCAAAAGGGAATTGGAAAGCAACACGGAGAAGAAATGA